cattGCATTAGGAGAGGAAAGTAGTATTTAATTTGATATACAAGATGTTTATCATTGGTGTAGAAGttcatggaaaagaaagcagagctttgAGATGTGTGACTGAAATGGGGTCAAGAAGGCTGgctactagaaaaaaaaaattgagccACTGTCTTTCAGTGgtggaaacaaacagaaatttacCTTCCTCCAAGAACTGGATGTCAGATGTGTCAAGGTTGTGATCCATTTCAAACAGCTGTTTCCCtagaggttaaaaataaataaataaatatatatatataaccaaGCAGAATTGTAAAATAAAAGCCAACGCCCAGTCCTTACTGCATCAGTCCTCATCTTGCATTCCACAAGAAAACCTCTGTGGGAACTGGAGATAAGATGCCTTCTCCACCTTTTCAGATGGATAGggcataaaggaaaaacaacttgGATCTGTACACCAGTCACCAGCTCCTACATCTGTGAAGGGAACATCACATAATGCAAAGTAAAGCCTTTCTACTTGGGAGGTAGGGGAAGAAAAGGCCAAATCAGTAAACTGTCTGATGTAAATTCTGTCTGTTGTTTAACAGTACCCAACTATTTCTGCCAGAACGATGCTCAAACTGGTATACCATCTGGCATAAAAACAGAGAAGCTTAAACGTGGTTTGGGAACCTTAATGACTTCAGCAGAAATCTTGAACCAATCAGATGTATTTAACCCAACGCAACACTCAAGAAGACTTCACGAAACATGAAGTATTCATAAATGAATACTGTATTACAAGTTTAGTTACTACTACCATCTTTCAGTGTAAAGATTACTTTTAAGGCTTGTCATGATAGTCTGATAATATTGCAAAAGCTTCAGAACCAGTTTTATATCATACcgcttaatttatttttgcctgcttgttcctcttctttcatttttttcctttttatttctaggAGTTCTGCATCAAACTTCGCTTTCCAGTTTAGGAAATTCTCAATTGTAACAGGAGTGCCATGAAAACGTtgctaaaaaaaagaaaaaaaaaagagtagaaaataaatctgcaaaCATCATCAACTAGCACAGCCAGGAGTGAAGATAAGCATTCTCTTCCTGCTTTAAATTACAGCATCCCAGACACATTTGCTTGCTGTGAAACATTCTGATAAAGTAATCTTAAAACCAAGCATATACAAACacattcttacttttttttttttttaattattattattattttattttattttgtgtcacGGAACTCTCCCTTCAGAGAGCTGCACAGAGGTAGAAATTATTATGGAAAAATCCTAGCTACTACTTTTGACCTACAGTGAGTGCAATGGTTAGCAAAATATCACTTATAGACGTTATCCTTAAATAGGCAGCACTTCTTATCAGCTCTTATGTGCAATCTAGACTGgaattttctataaaaatataaatttctttttatatttttggagttttatatttttatattatataaaatacaaataataataatattttataataaataataaaaataataatcttataTTTTTTGGAATACAAATTTCTGgaatttttctattaaaaaaatactcttcTCTCTTGTTAACAGAGAAAAAGGGCtggcagggattttttttcctgccattttcagaaatactgaacCTTCCAAGTTCCATTTCCCTCTAGCTACAGTAGTAAGAGAAGACTTAAGTTGTTACCACAGCATATCCCATGGATGGAGAACTATTTCACAGTAATTGCTAGAAAACATGCGTAGGGAGAACAAACCATGTCCTGAAGACTGGTCCTACTGCTTCCACTCTACCCGCTCTGTCTACCAAGGAAGAGACACCTCCTTGGACCAAGAGCAGcctgtgtgcagcacagcacacactATCCTTTTTTATCCCCTACCCCCTCTTGCCTCTTCATACAAGAAACTGGCTACAgtgtcttttgttttcagggaaaaatcCCTGCCCAGCCTTAGGAAGTAATGCTAGAGGTGACTGTGAATGTGCAAAACATCTCTGGAAAGACTGCTTCAGAAAATGGTTGGGTGGGGgaaatcactgaaatattttctggtcTGTAAATTTTAACTACATCAACTTTCAGCTGCACTGAGAGGAACATCTAGCCCAAAGCTGCTCCAGCATCAAACCCatgcacaataaataaataaataaataaataaataaaatccttagTAACTTTTTAGTTAGAAACAGTGTTTTACatactttctcttcttcttctgcttctctttctttctgtttcttctcctcttcccttcgtGTTTTTATTTGATCCactatttcatttaatttctcctgTACTGCAGAGACTAGAGTGAAGATCATTACCATTCCTAAATTTTCTTCTGCCTACAACACAAAGAAGGCAATCTCATACAGCCGAACCCCACACCTTCTGTAGCTTAATGCATGTATCTGTTCAGAAAGCAGAACTGTGTGCAAATAGACACAGCTGAGGCACCCTGCACCCATTTCCGAGGTTCACTGTAAAATTCAAGTCAGTCGGCCAGTTAATCAAGTTAAAGTTAGCCTCAAATGCGTGAGCAGCCAAACACTGATGATCTGTGTTCAGGTTACCAACATATTCTAGACATCAGGGGGGCTTTCtcaagaataataaaaaaaaaaaactacattaGAAACACAACTCCCAAACCTGAATATCATAAATCTTAAGAGACAACAGTCACTAAGAACCTCTCTTCTCCTGAGACTAAGGCTTACTCCTTAATCCTTTATACGCATCCCTTTGAGGTAggagaaaaccaaaaaacaccagCTGCTGGAAGAAAGGTTGTATGAtgtaaactgaaaagaaagaatatctAAGGAACACGTTATGACAATTTTAAGGCAGACAAGACTTGTCAAGAATTACTggatcaaaaaaataaaagtgtttccTCCTCATACCTTCACAATGCACTCTCTCTGATGCCAAGGATTGAAGAGTATCTTGTCTACCCCAGAACAGTTATGTTATTGAAAAGAACTAAGGCtaatgtagtattttttttaatctttccaaataaaatagAAGTGGCTTATTTCCACAAATACTATACATACACAGTTAAATGAATTCACTTTAAGACAGAAATGCCAAGAGGGAAAGCCCTATAGCCCTTCCATTTCATTGCTGTATCTGGGCACACTGAATTAGCCCTATATTTTACCTCAGTAATGTCATTTACCTCATTAATGTCATTTACCAAATTCCAAGTTCAAAGTCAGTCCTTACAGTATGGAATATATTTCAAATCAGTAGGCCACCCCTCAGAGAACAAC
This genomic stretch from Anser cygnoides isolate HZ-2024a breed goose chromosome 3, Taihu_goose_T2T_genome, whole genome shotgun sequence harbors:
- the LOC106029539 gene encoding RWD domain-containing protein 1 isoform X3, with translation MVMIFTLVSAVQEKLNEIVDQIKTRREEEKKQKEREAEEEEKQRFHGTPVTIENFLNWKAKFDAELLEIKRKKMKEEEQAGKNKLSGKQLFEMDHNLDTSDIQFLEEAGNSVEVDESLFQEMDDLELEDEEDDPDYNPVNLDSD